TAAACCGCTACTGGCAGTAGCGGTTTACAGGTGTGCATAAACCGCTACAACCAGCTGCGGTTTATGTGTGTGAGTGTGTGAGTGTAAACCGCTGCTGGCAGCAGCGGTTTACGTGCGTGTGTGTGAGTGTAAACTGCTGCTGGCAGCAGCGGTTTACGTGTGTTTGTGTGTGAGTGTAAACCGCTATAGGCTATAGCGGTTTACGTGTAGTGTGCTGCCTATATAGTCaaattatacaaaattaaataaaaattaactaagtTCCATACAAAACTAAGTTCCATACAAAAGAACATGTattaatagaaataattaaaaattttatatgaataatgaGTACTAAAAATTCCGatacaaaaatataacaatatgCATTAGagaatgtaaaaaaaattctaaaaaaacaTATTACTATgaacaaacaaaataaatgtaaaattgattaaaaaaatcaaaacttatAAAAACTGATAATTattcttgatttttttattacaaataaaaTCGAATGGTAAAATtagcaaaaaaataatatttttttaaattatttttcattttaataattGAAGCGTAAAAACTACACTTAGTTATTTCCAGTGAACAAGAGTTAAAACATAGAAGTCATGTTTgtctttaaagaaaaaaaacagacaaacaaaaaattCTGATATTTAACAAGAAAAGtctaattaaaaagatgttgCAGAGTACAATACATAAGCCTATATTAAAATCCACgattataaaaataagttaaaatataaatataaaatatatattaaaaataattaaataatatatatttatatataaatatataataattaattttaataatttattttagtatataaataatatttttaatcaaacatatacaaaataaaaagatacgCGAGTACATAAAAATAGGGAGATATATAGGTGTATTATACACATAATATATTAAAACAgtattttttgttcttgtttttggTGTAATTTACTCTCTAACTGAACTATATCTGTATTATACACATAATATATTAAAACAgtattttttgttcttgtttttggTGTAATTTACTCTCTAACTGAACTATATCTCCCTATTTTTATGTACTCAcgtatctttttattttgtatatgtttgattaaaaatattatttatatactaaaataaattattaaaattaattattatatatttatatataaatatatattatttaattatttttaatatatattttatatttatattttaacttatttttataatcGTGGATTTTAATATAGTCTTATGTATTGTACTCGCTGcaacatctttttaattagaCTTTTCTTGTTAAATATCAGaattttttgtttgtctgttttttttctttaaagacAAACATGACTTctatgttttaatttttgttcaCTGGAAATAACTAAGTGTAGTTTTTACGCTCTGTTCaattattaaaatgaaaaataatttaaaaaaatattatttttttgctaATTTTGCCATTCGAttttatttgtaataaaaaaatcaagaatAATTATCAGTTTTTataagttttgattttttaatcaattttacaCTTATTTTGTTTGTTCATCGTAATAtgtttttttagaatttttttttacattctCTAATGcatattgttatatttttgtattgGAATTTTTAGTACtcattattcatataaaatttttaattatttctattaatACATGTTCTTTTGTATGGAACTTAGTTTTGTATGGAacttagttaatttttatttaattttttataatttgacTATATAGGCAGCACAGTACACGTGAACCGCTATAGCCTATAGCGGTTTACACTCACACACAAACACACGTAAACCGCTGCTGCCAGTAGCAGTTTACACTCACACACACGCACGTAAACCGCTGCTGCCAGCAGCGGTTTACACTCACACACTCACACACATAAACCGCGGCTGGTTGTAGCGGTTTATGCACACTTGTAAACCGCTAGCGGTTTACATAAAATAGTGAAACAACGCATTTGCGTATATAAAACTGAAACAATGTATTTGCGTAATATTGGGGCTCAAACAATTTATAAGCGTAAATTGCCCTAAAAATAAtgttatatactaaaattttatttttacatgacatatttaatgatttcaaaattcataaacattaatattttattatttatatacatcatatttgaaacttaaatacatagactttacattatttatttacatgaatacttaaaatctcacatattaaactattccatcattgatcaaatgaccaatatttctttcaggatcctcaaagaaatcagatacatcataatgagtggtggaattttcaacattatttgaaacaaaattcgACTCTTTTCTCTTGTcgtcctttttcaaagatgcctggtaaagatcgactaggtgccttggggtacggcAGGTACGAGACCAATGGCACTTTCCACCACAACAGAAATACTTATCCTCTACTGATTTATTTTACCCGATATTTCTTTCTTGATCctacttctggtgagatcctctcttttgaatataattccttttccttccataatttttcttgctACTAGAACTTTGCCaatgatttgccgcatttacttcagaAAATGGGGCGGTGCCAGCTGGACGTGCTTCATGATTCTTTAAAAGCAACTCATTGTTtcgttcagcaacaagaagacaagaaattaactcagaatattttttaaaccctttttctcgatactgctgctgtaggagcacattcgaggcatggaaggttgagaaagttttctctaacatatcatgatcagttatctttttcccacataatttcattcgtgaggtgattcgaaacattgcagaattatattcatttatggatTTCAAATCCTGCAGACGTaagtgcgtccattcatatcgggcttgaggaagtatcaccgtttttttatgattatacctttcttcaaggtctttccaaagatctgcatgatcttttaatgtgagatattcatttttcaatccttcgtcaagatgacgacgaagaaaaatcatggctttggctttatcctttttgggatgcattattttcggccttaatggtatctccaagatccattgaatcaagatgaatTTCAGCTTCTAgcatccatgataaataattgtttccagatatatcaagagcattgaattcaagatgagagagtttcgacataatgaaaatttgttacctgagtcttctttaaaaatttgatcagagtctcgtgctgataacgtgttgtgaaataaataaataaggaagatataaatataagatagaaaaatataaatataaaactcTTGTATTAATATTTactattataattattttgatataataaaagtaacttatatattactaatataAGTAGTATTGTatgtaaagaaaaagaagagtataaaagagagagagaaatattGCTccgtaaaaaaaaagattattatAGTTTGCTTGTGTTTTTCTTAGAGGCAATAGACCTCTATTTATACATGTACGGGGAGTCTAATTTCAACAtacatttaaaattaatttttccttAAAAAAGTAAACTCCACGTAAAAATAGACATCCACGTCCCATTCTTATCACATCAGAATATAATTTTctcttaaaataatttataattatttcacTTATTTGCCACTTTagcaaattttaaaattatgggTCTTTTTATAAGGCTCAGTTTTTTCAATATTGGGATGGAGAATGAGTTGTGCAGAGATATGGGAAATGGAGGTGTTAGACAATGGTGTGGGACAGGTTTTTCTGATCCATGGCAGGCGGGCATTCGGACCCAGCGATTGGCGTGGGCGGGAATCAAAGTTGAAATTGTATATGGGAATCGTTGGGTCCGATTCGTTAAGGGTGcaatgttgatttttttttttgttgtctaTGAAACTGGAGTCGCTCGGTACGTTTGCggttttctgatttttttttttttttactcaaGGAATCGTTGGGTCCGTTTGGTGGGGCaggtgaatttttttttgtttaatggAGTCGTTGGGTCCGATTTGTGGGAgggagtttttttttttttgttgtagGGGTCGCTGGGTCCGTTttgcagaagaaaaaaaaagtgaaatttTTTTAGTAGGATTCGGTGGGTCcgatttgtatatatatatatatgtgtgtgtttTGAAAACTCGGATGAACTCCTCAAATCTGATTCCTCTTTACTGTTCAGcgtcttcttcccttcttcctccCCTGTTTCTATTGTACTTGTCATTGAGTCTGTGTTATTTCATTTGAACTCCAAGAGTAAATGAGAGTTCACTAGATATTTATGTATGAGAGTATGAAAAATGGTTGATAGAGTTACAGTTAGAGTATATTATTTCGGTCAGATTCTATTAGAAACACCCGAAGGAGTGAGATTTAGTTGTGAGAAGCCGTTAGATATTGTAATCCCTTTCACAATCTCATTCGAGGAGCTAAAAGGTGTGATTTGTAAGAAGATAGGTTTTCAAATATCCAAGAAAATATCATGTATGGTATATAGATATCCCATACCGGTATTTGGTGGTTTCGTGCAGTATCAAACCAAGTATGTAACCGACGAAGCGAGTATGCAGGAGATGTTTTCAATGTATTTTGAAAGTCGCGGTCAGATATCGGTGATAGAGTTGTACGTCGAATTCGAACAATCTGAAGTGGACCGAAAtattgaagaggaagaataTGATAGTGACAGTGAGGAAGAGTTTGAAAGCAATTACGAAGCTGTTGCTccagaaggagaagaagatcaAGGTGACGGGGTGGTGGGTCCAAATGTGGAAGACGTTGCACATGCACTTGCAAACGAAGATCCCTTTGAGGAGCCGTCCTTCATGCGGGTTCTGGACTTGGAAGCCATGCATGCGCCGGAGTTTCCGGAATATATGAGTGCCGGTACGTATtaacatataaatataaaaagtagtaGACTTTGGGAAATAATCTATGTTGATAGATGTAAATAAGAATATAAGTCACGTGAAAATTAAGTTGTGTGCATTCGTCCAAAGTTTTTTATGTGTTTATGTTTGTAGGATGTTAAAAGTGGGATGACAACATGATAGATAGgaataatatttatattgatGGGGATATAGGGAGCATTGACgtagtctttaagttattaaatGTATTTGCcttaaattaatttgatttggCTGTCGTTGTGGTAGAAATTCCTATGGTTGCAAATGGTGAATTTGCAATCGGAATGGAATTCAGTTGTAGGGAAGCTGTTATGATGGCGGTGAAAGATTATACCATCCGAAGAGGCGTAGACTACCGTGTGTATGAGTCGGAGCCGTTGACCTTCTATGCGAAGTGTACACAATATGGATCAGGGTGTGATTGGCTTATCAGGGTTAGCATGATCAGCAGAAAGTATTGTTGGGTTATAAGGAGGTACAACGGTTCTCACACTTGTACTAGAGCCACTATTTCTCAGGATCATTCGAAGCTGGATTCGAACACAATTGCGGAAGCAATAAAGCCGTTGGTTGAGGCTGACCCGTCAATAAAGGTGAAATCAGTTATTGCGGAAGTGCAGTCGAAGTTCAATTACACCGTCAGCTATCGGAAGGCATGGTTGGCGAAACAAAAAGCAGTGGAAAAAATATTTGGCGGTTGGGAAGCATCATATGAAGCTTTGCCTATTTGGTTTCAGGCCATGTGTAACAAGGAGCCATCAGCAATCGTCCATTTCGAGACTATGTCTGCATATCAAGGTGATGAGGAAGTAACTGATATCCGGGTATTGCATAGAGTCTTCTGGAGTTATTACCCCTGCATTAGAGCGTTCAGACACTGCAAGCCAGTTGTCCAGGTTGATGGGACTCACTTGTACGGAAAGTATAAGGGTTGTTTGTTGGTCGCCGTTTCACAGGATGGTAACAATAATATCGTCCCTATTGCGTTCGCAATTGTGGAGGGGGAGACTTCTGATGCATGGCACTTTTTTCTTAGTAACCTGCGACAACATGTTGTGACTAGGGATGGTGTGGG
The Arachis stenosperma cultivar V10309 chromosome 7, arast.V10309.gnm1.PFL2, whole genome shotgun sequence genome window above contains:
- the LOC130939867 gene encoding uncharacterized protein LOC130939867, with translation MENELCRDMGNGGVRQWCGTGFSDPWQAGIRTQRLAWAGIKVEIVYGNRWVRFVKGAMLIFFFVVYETGVARYPIPVFGGFVQYQTKYVTDEASMQEMFSMYFESRGQISVIELYVEFEQSEVDRNIEEEEYDSDSEEEFESNYEAVAPEGEEDQGDGVVGPNVEDVAHALANEDPFEEPSFMRVLDLEAMHAPEFPEYMSAEIPMVANGEFAIGMEFSCREAVMMAVKDYTIRRGVDYRVYESEPLTFYAKCTQYGSGCDWLIRVSMISRKYCWVIRRYNGSHTCTRATISQDHSKLDSNTIAEAIKPLVEADPSIKVKSVIAEVQSKFNYTVSYRKAWLAKQKAVEKIFGGWEASYEALPIWFQAMCNKEPSAIVHFETMSAYQGDEEVTDIRVLHRVFWSYYPCIRAFRHCKPVVQVDGTHLYGKYKGCLLVAVSQDGNNNIVPIAFAIVEGETSDAWHFFLSNLRQHVVTRDGVGLISDRHESINAAIARSNGAWSPPRAFHMFCIRHIESNFLRKFKAPYLQKLVVNIGYSRTVREYEQRYQRLRERGEAYTNWLNRIPREQYALAYDGGYRWGHMTTNLVECINSVLKGARNLPITALVKATFYRFNELFTRKRAEAESRITAGHVFSEVVTSKLNANQLASSNIQVNCFDRMNEVFEVREMPAGTEYAVDLRQQRCDCGEF